The Branchiostoma lanceolatum isolate klBraLanc5 chromosome 3, klBraLanc5.hap2, whole genome shotgun sequence DNA segment TGTACCATTTTTGTTGAGTACAACtattatgttttgtgtgtgttgagaaataaattattttgaaatgaaaatatcagtCCACATTTTGTACGGAATGTTgttaatttgttgtttttgtctgtgaaTGCCATTATTTTTTATCATCAGCAGCACCTTTGCGTAAAGTCTAATTCTGACAGAATTTGATGTAAATAATGTGCAATCAAAAGTGTCCGGCTGAAGTAGAAAACACCTCTTGCTATGTGAAGTTATCCACCCTGTCCAAACAGTTTCTCTTTAGTTTCAATCTTGAAGTCATAGACCAAGGAGATTATTAACTCTTTTCTTAGACTAAGTAAGGCCCACTTTAGACTGACAACAGTATCGGTTGTACAACTATCGCTGGAGACTTCTCGGACAATAACAACAGTCGGATGATATATAAATAATATTCAACCGTCATCAGTCTTAAAGCGGGCCTAAGACTAAGAGTCTTCAGACATGGTAACAATGAACACCTTTGTTAAAGGAGGGTGAGTTCGGCGACGCAGACCTGTACAACGATGTCATCACTGGGAACGCCGGTCCCGACGGCGAGGGTGGGGAGGTAAGAAAGGTTGGTGGTGAAGTGTTCCCTGTAAACACATCCTTTTCCCCCTCACTTCTGCTTAACATGTAACAAATGCTTCACACTGCACTGTAGGATGagaatgtttgcaatggttttccCCGTGTTTAGTGGCAACCTCTTTTAGTCTTTACTGtgaccataaaaccaccgcaatcaTCTCCCCTTTTATTAagttttacagtaaaaccctaCATGACAGTTTCAACGTCGAACTACAAatacttcatacatgtactataaaagGGACAACTTTTGCAATGGCTTTATGGTTGCATATTTTACAGTGACCTCTTAACAGCGgccacaaaaccaccgcaaccATTTCCtgttttacagtaaaaccctgcatggTAGTTTCAACGGCGAcctttaaaaccactgcgaacattccattttctctctaccacgAAATCAGATCCCATTCACGACATTTCCCCTTTTGCCGTAGTAACTAATTTTCTGTCACTGAGTGTCATAATCTTTGTTTTTTCGTGATAACACTGGCAaattaataataactttattgcaagttcatgcccgaaggctaattgcagacaaacaagtacatgggaatacatgggaatcaaaaataggtatctaggctactgtcaaagttctaagttaactaaggttgactatggttgggtttgacttcttttttgaaggcagtggaaaatgaagagacccacgtttttcatcgtaagtgggtttgttgattttagtagtgatatggatttttgtaagctattcaaatggtgaaagctagtagaattaacggaagctgttttatataaatcgtttctttcggcctcatatagagggcattggcaaaggaaatgtatttcattttccactgcgttcattgtacaaaacttacacattctctcgtgagcgggcagctttttatatctacccttttctaacAAGCATGTGTGCAAGTTTGATCTTGAAAACATAACATAGGATTTATCAAATATTAATGAAAATACATGGTCAGAGTTATGGGGCAGGACTTAGTTCCTGGCACTATCAGTAAATAGATCGCTCCCCTGAAATATAAGCTTCAATTTGTGCCAACTAAAACATCACCATCCCAGTAGGACCTATCCAATTTCCATTACCAAAGGTTATCAGATCTTTTCAACCATTGTTATTTTGAAGACACTGTTGTAACTTTTCCCCTTCCCGATACGTTCCTCCACAACAAACATGGTGGTCAAAGGTCGAATGCCCACCTGTTGCTACTATTTCTTTCCCAGCTAAGGGACGGACCAATAGATATAAacggggttgggggggggggatggttTCTGAAAATGATAATGTTTATGAAAGTCCGGGCAAAAAATGTGAACAGAAATTGGTTAGAATATGGAtaaaatgattgaaaaaaaattggtagcacagtttaagaaaaacaagttgatGCAAACTGCTGATTTAAAGAAATATAGACATTTTGATGTGCCCTCAGTCCTTTTTGGTTCGACCTTTACCACATTTGCTTGCTGTAGACCAAAAAGTAGTGCTTTTAAACCAGAtgctgtgtttttgcattgGCTGTATGATGATGACAGGTGATTTTGTGAATCAGGAATATACAGACCATATGTTGATCCTCCCCATCCCCTCCCTACAGTACATGGAGGGTCCCACCACCCCCACGGAGCACAAGACCAGCTCCGTCCCCTCCCACAGCGCTTACCAGGGCAGGCGGTGGTCTGTGTACATAGGAAACCTCACCTGGGTAAGTACAGACTCATTGTAGACTGTCTGTTGTATTCTCTTAAGATTTAGGATGCAAATTGATATCTAAAGGATTTCATGTTTGCAGTGTATTTATTTTTTAGAAGGCCTAGTTGCTGTACACAGAATGTGTGTTTGTTGAAGTACAATTTTGTAAAGGATTAACTTCTTGTGCCCTGCTTTTGTTATGTATAGTGATGAATTTGGGTGGGTAACTTGATACTTGCCATTCTCATATGACAGGTTGCAACCATAAATGAAACAATATCAGATATATTTGCATCAATGTTTCTGTCCACACATCTTCGGAGTTTGAAATACCACCTGTATATGCAGGTTAGTGTAGGAGTTGTGCTGTTTTTGTCTACCTGCACTGGCCCATGGTACAGCCAGTGACACTTGAGACATATGACAGTTGTGGCCCCCAAAAATGCCTTTCATTCTTCTTGGTGGTATATACTATTATCCTTGCATACAGCATATGAATTATAACTTAGGCTTCAATACGGCACtatcaaaatattgttttgtgatGGAGAAAGGCAAAGGAAAAATTTTGATTTGTGGTGTGTatgtaaaacttttctggtgcaGGTATGTAGAAAAAACAAAAGATTTTAAGCCCTCATGCATATGAACATATGTCGGTCCTAGCATGCCAAAGGTTATGTTTGttcaaccttcatcaacgttatgtttgtttgatttctaTGCTGAGATATTGTTCTCTCCCTATAGTGGACGACTGATGCGGACCTGTCTGAAGCCATCCTGTCAGTCGGAGTGAAGGACCTTCTGGAGATCAAGTTCTACGAGAACAGAGCAAATGGACAGTCCAAagggtacgccaaaaataattactcaagcagctggataagattttgaaacagtcagatgtttcagacagtatccactgtctttcgtcagtgactaacgataggactgagaacaccaggttttataccaaaactctgaatagatatgttaatgaggttaagacaatttaggacaATTTAGTCCAAAGGGTAGGTGTACACTGTTATTAATAGAGTTTTCATAGTGATCTAGATGATCAGAATGGTGTGGAAAATGTGTCTAGAAGTTGTTGTGTCATTTCGAAGATGAATTGAATTACAAGAAAGCTGTATTGTCTATATGAATATACAGTCAATCCTGTAGAAGTCACCACCACCACATTAAAGgtcacctggccaatgtgaccactttttggtatggtggtcccttagataattcttCCCATTGACTTAtttagaatcctgtctatactgtccacctgtccacatagaccagattttatcagtcccctgagtggtcttcttgggcaggtttgactgtacctggtGTGAAAATATATGCACAGTTCTTAATACGTCTGACTCTGTTACAGGTTCTGTGTCTGCCACTTTGGGTCTGAGCAGTCTCCCAGGATCCTGATGGACAAACTACCCAGGAAGTAAGTTCGACACCAGATCTCTTATGTGCACGTCTGTTATGTATTAtgctagcctgaattcaatcaagcctcctgtgaccgcttgccgccctgtaaacGCCTCgcaggggagagaaacccccggacagctggagtttgtgttatacagactagtatTATGCTACTTGTGAATATCCTATTATAGtgaaaagtgatctcaaaccagtttggCTTGCTGAGAGCTCCATCTTGTCGTGACAGATAAGACAGATGCtccgtacagtatttacatgttcaCTGCACTGGGGAAATTCCTCAAACTCTTGATGACTTGCCAAATGAACAGCacaccacagcttaacgtcccctCCTGAGGATTGTGACCCTTTatagtagcatgcatgtcagaTTCAAACTGCTGAACTCTATTTCCAGAGGCACAGTCAGTAACTGCTGGACTGGGCTAGCTACATATTTCCTATCACTCTAGACTAGCAACCTCGAAGTATGACAATGTTATGACATTTCttgtgtatgactatgagtgCTAACCTTTCTGTGCATGTCTGTAATGATAACTGCTTCTGTTTCAGGGACCTCCATGGACAGAATCCAGTCGTACGTCCCTGTAACCGACAGAGTCTCAACGAGTTCGAAATGCAGTCCAGGAAAAGTAAGGCTGGATTTTAAACATTTCCAAAAACGTAAAGGGTCTGGAATATTGTGGAACACTTTAATGGAATTGCCATCATTAGTTAGTTACTAGCACCTATATAAAGTACTGACTTTTGATCCATGTAGAAATGGAGTCCGTCTTGTGAATGTGCATATGCTATTATCAAAGTAGCTATACTGTTCattgttcaatttttttgtctctcccactcattgtttgggagaccatgttgtcaattttccttgttaaatctgctgtttcaACCTTGTaagaatacattttcataaatttcatgtcatgaaggtcagattttttggaccaaCAGTGTGAAATTTTTGTATGTCCTAACTAGTTCATTTCTATCCCGGAATAGAAGCCCTGATTGTTattgattaaccttctccctgctgtctaactctgtaaccaatagagaatggggtgccaaacggccacttcagtgtgcttaaggttaaaagATAAAGCTGCTGGTAAAGGAATTCAGGGTGTTAATGGTATCAATAAAATGTTCTGTTCACCTTTCCAGCAACTGGTGCATCTGACAACCGGGGCCCGCCAGGCTTCCAGCAGCGGGGAGGGATGGGGCCGCCCAACCGCGGTCCGCCTCCCCCGGGGATGGGGAGAGGACGCGGGCGTGGCCGTTTCCCTAACGACAAGGGGCCACACCCACATCCTGACCGCTTCCCCGGCCCGCCCGGACCCGGAGGACCGCCGCCCTTCCCACCGGGACCTCCTGGTCAGTTGTCGATCATTTTTATGTCAGGGTATAGCTAGCACCTCTGTTAAGAAGATTTAGTACAAGTTAGAtgtattgatgaaggttaaacatccaggtaataagatacacaaaagTTACTTAAGCAATTGGAAAAGTTTTTATAATCAACTAATGTTTCAactttcagacaacatccgctatctttttgtcagtgaccatttacaaaacttatccagttgtttgagtaccTTTTTGTATTGTGTACAAGTTTGGTGTTTCTTAGAGATTAAACTGGCAGTATTGAAGAGCAATATTGTAAATAGGTACTGAAAATTGTCAAAAGTCCATTTGGCAAAAGATTAGGAACATGGATAGATACATATTATTAAGTCATCAAAATTGTGCTATATATGTATCataaaaaagataacaaaattgaaaatccaGAATTGATGTCATCCTCTCCTTTTCAATGTCCTTCAGGTCCTCCCCGAGGACCCCCTGGCCCCCCACCCGGTCCTGGAGGACCCCCTCCCCCTGGCATGGGGGGACCCCCCAACAGAGGACCACCCCCTCCCAGGATGGAGGTAAGTACAAGTCTATGTTCTCATCACTTTTTGCAGGGCCTTTTATAAGTTATATTTATAAGTCCTTCAGGTCCAGGCATACTGTTAGAAGCAACCTGAAAAGAAACGAAGAAAGCAGAAAATTTTTTATTCGTAAAAACATGTATTATGTGTTCCCCTTCCCCGTTTTCATGCTGACAATGTTGTAATGGAAGGAAAAAGAGGAGAATTACAAATGTACCATGAATTGTTTTCCTGTTGAACTGACACTTGTTTCTCCCATTGACTGTTACCCTAGTTTCGAGACAGACCATGGGGACCACCTAATGAGGTATAGCAAACTTTATCAAGTAGCAACAGTGCTAAGGTTGTTGTTTGTGTTCCTGGATCACAAATGTTGTCATTCATGTATAGATTTTCACACCGCATTGATGGATATTCAACCACGTCTAAGAAACTACGTACACTATTTATACATACTAAGCCGTGAACCACTGACAAGGAATTTGCCATTCATACCATATGCAAGATGAATACGATAGTCAGATTGGAACTGTTATACAGAAAGATCTGTCTACAAAGTCATAATGAAACTTGGTTTCTTGTAGTCATGAAACTGAATATAAACTCTTTGGAATTAATCAACGATGTGTACTAGTATTTTAGGTGATTATCAAGAGCAATTATTATATGTAGCTGGCCAATGTTGTCTCAATGTAGAGTGAAGCTTTAGATATTACTGGTTGTAACACTAAGTAGGGAAAAGGGGGCAGTGGCAGTAAATACACAGCAGTTAATTAATCAAGTTGGGACCTACGGCAGGGCTCGTAATTAACATGTTTCCTGGTGGATTTAACATGGGCCAAATAAGCACACTTCACTTAACATTTATCTCACTGGAAGAGCACACATAAATCATTTTGACCTCTCCATTAAATAACCCTGGGCATTTAGTTAAAACAACAATTTTATACAACTAACTTGATGGCAACAATCACAATATTGTGGTCTCAAGAACtgtattgactgtactgtgTTATTAGTAGCTCATGACAATGCCACAATTACCATGTATGAAGTTGAAATTAACGTTACTTTGGGACTTGATTTCCCGTCTCTGTGCAGCACATTGAGCGACCACGCCATTTCATGCCTGACCACGGACGTGTATGTACTACTATTAGATTACTGTGGATGTCCAAGGTGGCACTAATGAAAGCTTACCTAGCCCAGATGTCAACGTTTCTTGGCCCTAAACCACTAGGATGTGCTTAGTTTTGAGCCCTGTCTTGttaaatgtatatgtattatattAGTTGACATAGCGTGTATGTAgcaatgtatgtatatattgtcATAGATACTTAGTTTAGTCAAACATGAGCTTTCTTTGTATAAGTGAGCCAGACTTAGCCCAATTACCCATTTACTGAATCTTACATTCAAAATGCCCTTTGCACGAGGATCCTGCTATATTTgcaactgtaacgttatatgtttagCTCAGTTTGATTCTCACACAGTTACCAATGTATATGTACTTATGTGTTGTGTAGCAATCTAACTTCTTGCTCTACAGTCAAATTTCACAAGCTAGGAGCActgtaaaaaaattgttgatGCATTAAAATTGCATAGTTGTCAACCTTCTAAAGACAAAATGCCAATAGAGATAGCAACGATGAAATAGTGTGCTACAATGGCTTACAATCACATGACTTGTGCTTTCAGTGTATTCATGGATAGAAAAGTAGGGTTGTGGTTTTGGCTTTCTGTAAACCTCAGCACCCATGTTGGTATTCTAGCTGGAAGAATTTAAAGGAAAGCTTAGCAAATGCTCAAATCTTTTTGTGCTTTATCAAGTTTATATCAACACTAAATTATTTGAAGGCAATGAAATACCTATTAGATGTAGAATCTCTGAACAGATTTTTTCCCTTCCATGGTATTCAAATCCTCTATTACACAGTATTTCTCATCATTCAAAGTGAAAAAATCATGTACTACAAAACGTTTTGAGATTTGTTATTTGAATTGCACTGTACGTGATGTTCATTCgtagaaatgtaaaatgttGCTTTTAAGGTTCTGCATATCTTTAGTACTTTGCATGTGCACTCAGAAAAGATTAAGATTTATAAGCTAAATGTAAATTTTCTGTTCCTACAGCGCATGGATGGACCATGGAGAGGACCAGAGGTGGGTTCAGTTTCCTGCTTGTTTAGAAAAACATTTCTTATAAACTTTTATAACAATGTTTGGCATTTGATGGTtagtttttaaaattttgtataGTTTCTCCCTCAAGCTTACATACATACTACATGGTGATGTCCAAGAAGAAAGTAATGTGtgttggtataaaacctggttctccagtagttcactttagtcactgacgaaagatagccgATGCtctctgaaacatctgtttcaaaattttatccagttgcttgagtaactgtcattaggcgtatcttattacccgaatgtcttaccttcatcaacgttatgtgtgttgttgtttctcTGTCAGCCCGGCCCCCCTCGAGGTCCACCCCCTGGCATGCAGCTGCCTCCCCCTCCCGGCCCAGGGGGTCCGATGCCGGGACCGCCCCGCGGACCGTCACCTGGCCCGCCCCAGGGTCCGCCCCATGGCCAGGGTCCACCGCACCACGGGCCACCACACGGACACGGACCGCATGGGCACCATGGCCATGGGCCACCTCCGCCACAGGATAACAGAGGTTAGCTTTCACCCTCTACGCcctttgaaaaatttgaaatttgcttTGATCTATTCGCTTTCAAGGGGCCTAACCATGAACTGGTCATTACAAGAAAGAGACAATTTACAGTCAATGCACCAAGAACTACGACTGTTGCGGGTAGAAAGAAAACTatgggagctaaggaagctcacCATAaaccggacaaagtggagagatttgaagaaagaaagactgattgcagcttcAGGGTGTTCAGACTACTGCAGCAGTAGAACATAGTGGAGTACTACTTGCCTTCACTGAACCTCTTTCATGTCGTAATTTTTTTGGGTTCAGGTTAGACTAGAAGTTTCACCTCATGAAAAAcgtgtgaaagaaaaaagatgacATTTCTGTTATCCTTCATAGGATATGGACCTCCACCAtcacaaggaccacctggcccccctcccccagccttACCCCCTCGCCCAGGaccccctcctcctccccaGCACGGCCCCCCTACAAGTCTGGGCCCCCCTCCAGCCGGCCCACCGCCCGCAGGACACAACCCCCCTCCTGCCCCCCACGTCAACCCTGCCTTCTTCCCACCACCACAAGGACAGCCTGATCCCAGAGTAAGTGCTCCAGATCTAGCCttggactactgtaaatgcagaaatgttcgcagggatttaatttcgcggtagaaagaaaatggagtgttcgtggtggatTTGAGTTCGCTTTTGAAACTATAGTAGAGCTACAGACACACAATGAAACAGCTTTTTGcaggggttttaagttcgcggtaaagagttccctgcgaaaaccatgaacatttctgcatttacagtatcctaaaACTTGTATGCAGTAAACAATCTACATTTGATGTTCCATTCATTTACTATGTTTTCAACATCATGATCATACTATCAAGAGTTGAGCTTTTTGAATACTAGCATCCTTTGTGGCAAAGCAGTCACACTTATCAGCTAGCTTGTATTTCTTGCAATGCATAACTTGACGTGTTTTAAAATGTATTATTTTTACAGCAGCCCCCACCAGTCTCGGCAGCCAGCGATCCCTAtgctcgcccccctcccccagagcACTACCCACCGGCGACCAGGGAACCGTACCAGCGACCGCCAGAGAGGTTTGTTGTACATCTAGCATCAGGGATTGAAATATTCACCAGCAATTTGCAAaacatactactgtaaatgcaataatgttcgcagtggttttttGTTCGCGGTTTCCGATGTAAagtctttaccgcgaacttaaaacctctgCAAAAAGCCGCTCCATTGTGtaactgtagcgctacttttgTTGCAAATGCAatctcaaaaccaccgcaaacactccattttctccctaccgcgaaattaaaattTAAATctccgcaaacatttctgcatttacagtatttggcaACGTGCCATTAGAAAGACTGAGAAGGTATATGGTTGGGTATAGGTAATCACATAATgacatacagatacaggttTAGAAAATAAGAATCTAGTGATGGGCACAGTACTAGGAATGACATATTGCATGTGAATAGCATTTATAAACCTGTTTTATTCTCAACTGCACAAAGACTGGAAAAGTTGCCTGAGTTTTATATATGATTCTATGCCTAAGGAGAGTACATAGACCTGTGTTGTGAATGGCTGTTAGCCATCTTGGACCATGTGGCAATGTTGAATATTCATATTTGTAAGCCATGACGCCATGTGTTATCCTGTATGTTTCAGACACGACTCGGCCCCTCCCGCGCCAGCACTGAGTGAGGCGGAGTTCGAGGAGATCATGAACCGGAACCGAGCGGTGTCCAGCAGCGCGATCTCGCGGGCCGTGGCTGATGCTAGCGCCGGTACGTCGTCTTCACACTCCTGTTCTTTCTTCTACTGTTACTGCTTCATTTGTGAAGGAGCTTTGATTGTCATCATTCCtgttaaaaaaaacagagaaCATGAGCTAGAATTTGTATTCATACTATTTTGTAAATCATAGATTTAAATGATTTTAAAGATATCATTTCTAACTTGATGGTCCATGTTTCACCAGGTGAGTATGGCAGTGCTATTGAGACCCTGGTCACAGCCATCTCCCTCATCAAGCAGTCTAAGGTGTCATCAGACGACAGGTGCAAGGTACGACATATGGATTTGAAATTTTGAGCATCTTGTTAGTTGAGAAATTACATCTGTAGTTGTAAGTAGCAGAAAATTATAATTCCAACTTTGGAACTAGGATGATATGAGAGGTATATAAAGTGAAGACATCAAGATACCATTATGTTACGAATGCAACAGAATAAGGAAGCAATTGTGACTGACAGGTTTGAACATTCATCCACAGGTTTTGATTAGTTCTCTCCAGGATTGTCTGCATGGCATTGAGGCGAAGTCCTACGGTTCTGGCTCCAGGTA contains these protein-coding regions:
- the LOC136429975 gene encoding cleavage and polyadenylation specificity factor subunit 6-like isoform X2 is translated as MADGVDIDLYADDLEQEFTQEGEFGDADLYNDVITGNAGPDGEGGEVRKYMEGPTTPTEHKTSSVPSHSAYQGRRWSVYIGNLTWWTTDADLSEAILSVGVKDLLEIKFYENRANGQSKGFCVCHFGSEQSPRILMDKLPRKDLHGQNPVVRPCNRQSLNEFEMQSRKTTGASDNRGPPGFQQRGGMGPPNRGPPPPGMGRGRGRGRFPNDKGPHPHPDRFPGPPGPGGPPPFPPGPPGPPRGPPGPPPGPGGPPPPGMGGPPNRGPPPPRMEFRDRPWGPPNEHIERPRHFMPDHGRRMDGPWRGPEPGPPRGPPPGMQLPPPPGPGGPMPGPPRGPSPGPPQGPPHGQGPPHHGPPHGHGPHGHHGHGPPPPQDNRGYGPPPSQGPPGPPPPALPPRPGPPPPPQHGPPTSLGPPPAGPPPAGHNPPPAPHVNPAFFPPPQGQPDPRPPPVSAASDPYARPPPPEHYPPATREPYQRPPERHDSAPPAPALSEAEFEEIMNRNRAVSSSAISRAVADASAGEYGSAIETLVTAISLIKQSKVSSDDRCKVLISSLQDCLHGIEAKSYGSGSRKRDRHSRERDSSPSRRSSKSRKRDRERDRSRSRERDYREYRERSSRERDHYREHRDRDRERDRRR
- the LOC136429975 gene encoding cleavage and polyadenylation specificity factor subunit 6-like isoform X1, producing MADGVDIDLYADDLEQEFTQEGEFGDADLYNDVITGNAGPDGEGGEVRKYMEGPTTPTEHKTSSVPSHSAYQGRRWSVYIGNLTWWTTDADLSEAILSVGVKDLLEIKFYENRANGQSKGFCVCHFGSEQSPRILMDKLPRKDLHGQNPVVRPCNRQSLNEFEMQSRKTTGASDNRGPPGFQQRGGMGPPNRGPPPPGMGRGRGRGRFPNDKGPHPHPDRFPGPPGPGGPPPFPPGPPGPPRGPPGPPPGPGGPPPPGMGGPPNRGPPPPRMEFRDRPWGPPNEHIERPRHFMPDHGRRMDGPWRGPEPGPPRGPPPGMQLPPPPGPGGPMPGPPRGPSPGPPQGPPHGQGPPHHGPPHGHGPHGHHGHGPPPPQDNRGYGPPPSQGPPGPPPPALPPRPGPPPPPQHGPPTSLGPPPAGPPPAGHNPPPAPHVNPAFFPPPQGQPDPRQPPPVSAASDPYARPPPPEHYPPATREPYQRPPERHDSAPPAPALSEAEFEEIMNRNRAVSSSAISRAVADASAGEYGSAIETLVTAISLIKQSKVSSDDRCKVLISSLQDCLHGIEAKSYGSGSRKRDRHSRERDSSPSRRSSKSRKRDRERDRSRSRERDYREYRERSSRERDHYREHRDRDRERDRRR
- the LOC136429975 gene encoding cleavage and polyadenylation specificity factor subunit 6-like isoform X4 — encoded protein: MADGVDIDLYADDLEQEFTQEGEFGDADLYNDVITGNAGPDGEGGEVRKYMEGPTTPTEHKTSSVPSHSAYQGRRWSVYIGNLTWWTTDADLSEAILSVGVKDLLEIKFYENRANGQSKGFCVCHFGSEQSPRILMDKLPRKDLHGQNPVVRPCNRQSLNEFEMQSRKTTGASDNRGPPGFQQRGGMGPPNRGPPPPGMGRGRGRGRFPNDKGPHPHPDRFPGPPGPGGPPPFPPGPPGPPRGPPGPPPGPGGPPPPGMGGPPNRGPPPPRMEFRDRPWGPPNERMDGPWRGPEPGPPRGPPPGMQLPPPPGPGGPMPGPPRGPSPGPPQGPPHGQGPPHHGPPHGHGPHGHHGHGPPPPQDNRGYGPPPSQGPPGPPPPALPPRPGPPPPPQHGPPTSLGPPPAGPPPAGHNPPPAPHVNPAFFPPPQGQPDPRQPPPVSAASDPYARPPPPEHYPPATREPYQRPPERHDSAPPAPALSEAEFEEIMNRNRAVSSSAISRAVADASAGEYGSAIETLVTAISLIKQSKVSSDDRCKVLISSLQDCLHGIEAKSYGSGSRKRDRHSRERDSSPSRRSSKSRKRDRERDRSRSRERDYREYRERSSRERDHYREHRDRDRERDRRR
- the LOC136429975 gene encoding cleavage and polyadenylation specificity factor subunit 6-like isoform X3, with the protein product MADGVDIDLYADDLEQEFTQEGEFGDADLYNDVITGNAGPDGEGGEYMEGPTTPTEHKTSSVPSHSAYQGRRWSVYIGNLTWWTTDADLSEAILSVGVKDLLEIKFYENRANGQSKGFCVCHFGSEQSPRILMDKLPRKDLHGQNPVVRPCNRQSLNEFEMQSRKTTGASDNRGPPGFQQRGGMGPPNRGPPPPGMGRGRGRGRFPNDKGPHPHPDRFPGPPGPGGPPPFPPGPPGPPRGPPGPPPGPGGPPPPGMGGPPNRGPPPPRMEFRDRPWGPPNEHIERPRHFMPDHGRRMDGPWRGPEPGPPRGPPPGMQLPPPPGPGGPMPGPPRGPSPGPPQGPPHGQGPPHHGPPHGHGPHGHHGHGPPPPQDNRGYGPPPSQGPPGPPPPALPPRPGPPPPPQHGPPTSLGPPPAGPPPAGHNPPPAPHVNPAFFPPPQGQPDPRQPPPVSAASDPYARPPPPEHYPPATREPYQRPPERHDSAPPAPALSEAEFEEIMNRNRAVSSSAISRAVADASAGEYGSAIETLVTAISLIKQSKVSSDDRCKVLISSLQDCLHGIEAKSYGSGSRKRDRHSRERDSSPSRRSSKSRKRDRERDRSRSRERDYREYRERSSRERDHYREHRDRDRERDRRR